The stretch of DNA GCCTGACTTAATGGTAGATAAATATTTTAGGATCCAGTGATATTTCACGCTTGATATTTACTTGAATATTTGTATAAGTGAATCTTATTTTAGAATTTGTAGGCTAGATGATGCAAAATCCCTGCGTGTTTCATCTCATATGTTGGCTTTCTGAAATTTCATTCTTCCTGAGTCCTATAAGTTGACTTCCACAAGGGACATAAGCTATGCTAAATAGATGATGATTAAACTACTGAGGTGTCAGCCTATTGTTTTGTGTTGAACCTTTTAATAACTGACCTCCTGAAATTCGATAGGTCATCAATTAGATAACTTGCCAGCACTTTCTGTAGTTATGATGCAAATTTGGCTCAATTATTAAAATTCAGATGGTCTTCATGGCATAGTTTTTTTAGCATTCTGTCATTTTGACTATTCCTAATTAAGCCATGGAATAACCACAACTATTTACCAAAGTAAATTTACCCTTTTTTTTTCAACCTTTAGTTGTGCCAGTGACCAATTCGATGTGTTCTGGATCGCTCGTGAGTCACTGAACATCTTTTACAATTATTATTGGTATTTGGTATAATCATGCTTAATATTATGCTTTTAACGAAGATATATAACTCCCAATTATACTTTTGACTTAGTTCTGTTGTGGGATTTTACCTTTGTTTCCCCTTGCCTTTGTGATTTATCTATCATCGATCTACAATTAAGTATTTAACTaaacttgctatccatgagacTGCAGGATTTAACGTTGAAACTGTTGAGTACAAGAACATTAGCTTCACTGTTTGGGATGTCGGTGGTCAGGACAAGGTAAGAAAAGTCCATATGACCTTTTTCTTTCGGTCATGATACATTTTTGCCATGCTAGGTGTTGCCAATTTTCTGTGTGTTATGACATAACTTGCGTAATAGGGAGTCATACATGGAACTGTGATGTGGTATATTACTTTTAACTTGGCATGTACTTGTGATCTGATATCTTCTTGGTTTCATTTTAACAGATCCGTCCCCTGTGGAGGCACTACTTCCAGAACACCCAGGGCCTCATTTTTGTTGTGGACAGCAACGACAGAGAGCGTGTTGTTGAGGCCAGAGATGAGCTCCATCGTATGCTGAATGAGGTATTACTATTTCCTTGCGATCATTTGAAATTAGATTGTCGTAGTAGTTACAGATGCATATGGCTTCATTCTGTGAAAATTACTACTTCAAGTACTTGTTTACTAGCTTTTTTCTTTTAGCCTTCAGCAGCACACAGTATCACAAAGATTTGGGAAATTATCTTACACCGAGGAAAGAAATCGTGTATCACTTTCCTTGTGTTAGTTAAAATCTAAATTCTCATTTACGGGATGTTTGAGTAGTATTGTTCGAAGAAGTTTAGTTCTTACAACTTCATGTATCTATTGATTAGTGACATTATTGTTGTCTTATGATGACAGGACGAGCTCCGTGATGCTGTGCTTCTGGTGTTTGCAAACAAACAAGATCTTCCTAATGCCATGAATGCTGCTGAAATCACCGATAAGCTTGGCCTGCACTCCCTGCGCCAGCGGCACTGGTATATATCCTATATTTCTGAAAGCATGCGCCTGCACAAATATTTATAACGAGAGGAATTGTGTTGATACAGAAAGGAATAGCATATGGTACAGCAATTTTTGCATAAATCGAATATTTAAACTTAAGCACCAAATATTCTGATTAGCGTGCAATATGTGCAACTGATGTATGCTATGTTTCCTTGATAATTACAATTAGACAATGTTTGTGCCCTTGAAGCTAATATCCATATCTTTACAATTTCAGGTACATCCAGAGCACATGTGCTACCTCTGGTGAGGGTTTGTATGAGGGGCTTGACTGGCTTTCCAACAACATCGCCAACAAGGTACCTTAGCAGAGTTGCTTACCATTGGGTATCTTTGGTATTTCCACCCGAAATGGTTGCGCAGCTGACCGTTTGTCTTTTAATTTCTCTACAGGCTTGAGGCATATTGGCAGGGCTCCAATCAATGAAAATACTTTGGATGTTGGAGCGCATATTGCCTTTACCATACTGCTATGCACTATATAGTCGTGACCGTGACAGATAATGTGGGGTGTTTTGGGGAGGATAAGGCTCCTTTTTCAAAGGAGCTAGTTATCAGATGTTTTCGTGGGTATTGTTAATTACCCGTGCTTGTGTTTTGGTCTGTGCAAGGTATACTATGTCGTGCTGTGTACCCTTCGTCTGAGGCGTTGTAGCATCGACTTGGCTCTTTGGCATAGCTAGCTTAATGGTCGCGTAATCTGCTGTATGCAGCATCCTATTTCGCTGCTTGCTTGTAAGCATCTGGAGCGTTTTGTACATTGGTACTCCGCCTCAGCAAGTCAGGAGGCGTGTGGCGGTGTGACTGGCACTCGTCAAGAAGCGAAATTGAGCCCGTTGCACGCACAGAAAAGCATTCCGGATAAGCTGCGTCCTGCGAGGGACTCTGATCAAAGTCAAGTCGTAGACATGGCCTGAACCAGGTCACCATGTGACGTGAAATTTGGCTCGGGAGCCTGGCAGCGTGCGTGCGTTCCAGTGGGCGAGTGCGAGTGCGCGACGCCCCCTGTGGCTTTGCACTTGACGTGCGCCGCTGTCGCGTTGAGAATTCGGCGCGACTCTTCGTCGACCATGCCGTAAACAGCCAGACAACTAGAACAAAGGGGCCTCCAGCTACAGCACGGGGACGCAGCGGCGCCCAGTGGGAGTGGCACGGGTGTCGGGCAAGACCCCAAGAACAGGTCATCCAGGCGATCGCGTGAATAAATGCCCCCTCCCTCCATTGCTTCCTAGCTCATCCGTGCACGATCATCAGTCATCACGTCTCCGACGTAACGTGACGCTACTTACTGTGTGaaacgaaagaaaaaaaaaagaaggcgAGCATCGGAACATCTTGAATGCGCCCAAGCTGCCCCTTGCCCGATATCTGAACGCCGGTCATGTGAGCCTGGGAATTCCGGCGGGAGCACAAACTAGAACAAAGGCTTTCTGCCAGCTCCCAGAAATGAGAACTGAAAGGATATGGTTgcggcccggcggcggcgctccctcCCGTTTTCACATACACGTAGTACGTTCCAAGCGGCGGTCCCGGCCGGCCGGGTGCAGGCCAGCCTGTAGGAGTAGGAAGATGGAGATCAGGCGCCCTCACGTAGCGACGGTGGCGTGACGGATCGGAGCGGATCACGCAGTCCGCGCCATGCCGGCCCCTCTGCGCCTCTTCCAGCCGGCGTGGCAGCGCCCGTCGCCGAACGCGTGGCGCCTCCGCGTGGACGGCGGAACGCGTCGAGATGCGCATAGTAGACGTGAAGGAGGAGatcgaaaaaaaaaagaagacaaACAAGAGGATGGACGGGGGTGCTTTGGCAGCCGGAATCGCGATCATTAATGGCGAGTTCCTTCCTTCGTTCGTTCGTTTCTATTCTACCGGTGCTAGCTCCTGCTGCCGTCgtcattaatggcggccgggtcGGAGCCCCCACGCACGATGGATGGAGAATCGGCAAGCCGCAAGCCAacccgggcgccggcgcccggtcTAGCTTGCTCGGCGAGCACGGCAACCGGGCGGTTTTGGCTTTGATTTCCATGCGAATCTCTTGCGAGCTCTCATTACCATTCCCGAATCCTAGAAGCTCGATCGACCAAACAGCGCGGTTACAAGCTGGAGGAGGAAACCTGAGCAGGGCCATGGCACGGCTACGAGCCAGCGCCAGCGCGCCGCGATATGATACGAACCAACAAGAAACCAACCGTCCCGAATTAATTCTGCTCTCGATCCGGGCAGAAGCTAGCTAGCGTCCGAGCGCAGGCAGGTAGCCATCTCACGCGAGCGGCTCGGTCCGGTCCAGCCGTGGCCGTCCGATCTCCCGAGACGTGCACGCACCGCACAGCTCGCACACCGGCAGCTTAGCGGCGTGCACCGCCGCTACGGCGGCCGTCTATATATACACCACCACGATCGCTGGGATAGGCCGGCCGCCTCCGAATTCATTCATCCCCTGCACACCACCGCTTGTCAACAAACTAGTAGCCGCGAGCTCGCCGCCAGCATCcaagccggccggccggtggcAGGGACCCCGGCGTACGTCGGCGGCGCAGCTAActgccatggcggcggcgcacCATCAGCAGCgtccgcgggcggcggcggcgctcctcctcgtggcggtggcggcgctgctgctggcGTCGGCGCCGCCGAGCGGGGCGCAGCCGCTGCCATCGCCGGCTGCGGCTGCGCCGGGGCCGTCGGGCTCCGGCGGGATCGACCCGGCGTGCATGACGTCGCTGCTCAACATGTCGGACTGCCTGACGTACGTGACCAAGGGGAGCACGGCGCGGCGGCCCGACGCGCCGTGCTGCCCGGAGCTGGCGGGGCTGGTGGGCTCCAACCCGGTCTGCCTCTGCGAGCTCCTCTCCGGCGCCGCCGACTCCTACGGCATCGCCGTCGACTACGACCGCGCGCTCGCGCTCCCGGGGATCTGCCGCGTCGCCACCCCGCCCGTCTCCACCTGCACAGGTTCGCCCCGCTCAGTTCACTCGCCGCCCTTTCCTCTGGACGCTGCTgattgcggcggcggcttggATTTGTGAGTCCGCGCACTGATTAATCGTGGGTCACTGATGAGAAATTGCAGCTATGGGGTATCACGTCCACGTGGGCCCAGCTGCGGCGCCCATGTCAGGATCTCCGTCGCCCATGTCAGGCATGGCTCCCTCCGGGGAGGGCCCAGTTTTCCCAGGTAAAGCACATCAACTCAGCAATGGGTGATCCGTGCTCGTACTTTTGATCAGTTATAATGCTGCaactgttttgcatcgactcaAGCCAAGATTATGGTTCTCCTGTTTGAATGGAGAATTTCAACAGGAGATCAACATCTAAAGGAATACAGTTCATGCTGAGCACACTCCTAAAACTTGATTGTCTCGTGCGGTAAAATGTTTTTCCTTTTGGTAAATAGAACATCAAACACACCGATCGAAGTAGTAGTAACTTGACTTGAGTAGTTGGTTGACGCTGAATGCTGCCGTGCCGATCGCTGTCCGTCATGCAAGACGTTGGTGATCGTAGGTGATATCGCATCCATTAAGTGATAAATGCTCGTATTGACCTGATAATGAATACACTCTGACGCTCCGTACAGTTTGGCCCATCCACTCGTCACGCATTTAATCACCATCGCTAATCCCCACTCTGCTGTCACTAGTAGCAGCACTTAGTACTTCCTGATCAATCGACGGCTCACCTGAAAACTTCACGTGCATCATTCTGCAGGGACATCGCCGGTCGCGTCGCCTCCGTCCTCGACCAGCCACGCGGCGcggcgctcctcctccgcctgcggcatccacctcgccgccctcgccatgctgccgctcgccgccgccgccgccgccgccagcgggATGCTCTAGACTGAGGAGGGGCTCCACACCCCGCCGCTGCTTCGATCATCGATTCCTTTGTCTCAACTCGATCAACATTGTCCTGCACATTGCATACATAGTATATGCTGCTTGTTATGCTCTGCACTGCTACCTGCTAGCTCTTGTATACCGTGGTGGCTCGTGTGGCACTGGCCTGTGTTCttggcggctgctgctgctgggacGGTTACCGTTTTGGTGTGTAGTACACATGACCCCCTGGATTCCTTCACTTTGCTGTTGTGCGCCCTCTTCCTCCCGCTCACGCCTTCCATGTGATCCGTCTCTGCTGTGCATATCTTTACAAGGATAGCCTTTGGCTGTCGTCACGAGTCACAGAACATGGCACTGAatcccggcggcggccggggacgcGGACACGCGCGGATCGGCCAGCGCCGCCAGCGTGAACCGAGCCGAGCGGCGAGCGTGGCGTCCTCGCCGGCATTGATTGTCCAGACCACGTCGAGTGAATGAACCAACACGCCAGTCCGTTGGTGCCCATTGAATTCCCCCAACCGCCGCTTTGATGGGCGGCGCTCCCATCCCATGTGACGCCACTGAGCTCGGCGGCAGCACTGAAGAAGCCTTTTTCCGCTGTGGTCACCAGGCCAAGCAGGCAAGCACTAATTAGAAGTCCCTGTCAACATATCCGCGAGACTAATTTACGAGATAAATTTATTAAACATAATTAGTCAATAATTTGATAATAcgatgctacagtaaacatatgctaattatagattaattagatttagtagatttgtctcgcgaattcgACTCATTcatataattagttttataattatctTATATTTAGTCCTCCTAGTTCGGATTTGAAGATAGGGATGTGATAAGTACTGAACTTTATTCCTTCGGTTTGGTTCGCTTGTGTCGGGTTTACGGGCAAGCGTCCAAGAAGGTTTTGTGCAGGTGCGGTCAGGATTCTGTTGGGCGGATGCACGGAGAAAGAGGAAAAGGGTGGCGCAGGAGGATTCATGAGATGGCCAGATGGGTCAGGCTCAGGAGTCAGGATTCAGTTTCCAACTTTCAGAGGAGTCTCTCCTTCACCGTGCATGCGAGTGGAGGTTTCGTGTAGACATTCAGAAAACCTGGATCCATTTGGGAGCCGGAACAGGGACGGAGGAGGGAGCATCTTTTCTTCAGCTGATGTACAGATCGAGAGAGCAACGCCGTCGCCTCCTGGACGGCCTTCAATGGCTGTATTCGCATTTCCTCTTCCTCGTGAGTCCATCGCGCTGGCCGGTGCAGCCTACAATCTGTACAATACAGTATCACAGCCTAGACTTGCTGGGACTGCACACCATAAATATAAGCACAAgaaatctttcaaaaaaaaatactaGTATAAGTACAAGAGGTGTAGGGTTGTAGAGATCTGATGGATTCGCGGGATTACCAAGAAATTTACACCACTCGACAAGGAAGATTACAGATGACAATGGATCCAGACGTTTTTGAATTCTAGCACAAATTATGATCTAGCAGACCCAAGCaatctaaataaataaataaaaacacTAAACTTGTTCCGAATGCATCTTCATCCAGCATAGCCTAAAGTTTGTTCTTTGGACGAGATACCAAAACCCAGCATAGACTATGGATACAACTAAGTGGTAAGCACTAACAAAGAGTTGTCTTCCAGCTCCTGCCTACTTACCACTAAACACCGCTGGTGGTAACCCAAAGGCCAATATTTAATCAGGAACTAAAAACGGTAGAATCCAGGCGAAACCTTGTGAATCAATTAGGTGTAACCTGTTCCTTGAGTCAAGATGGATGGTTCCAATAAGTCCACTTTCTCATATCCCGACGCTAAGTCGCTAACACACGTTGCAGCTCCTCCGACAGTAACCGGGCAATGCTGCGGTTCCCACCATGTACTCTGGGTTCTTTATGCACTCTCCCAGGGCCGCCCATTTTGCGCAACTCTCATTCTCGTCGGTGCAATTGCCTCGTGTGTGATGTACCTTGTCAAACGAGGCCACGCGGATCCACTTTGTAGCTGACCATTTCTCGCCCTTTATGACTGGGCATCCAGCGTGGAGGCTCATTGAATCGGTGGTGCCATCTGGGCTAAGGTTGAAGAAAAGGAGGGCGTCCCCTCTTCGTGGTTTCACTGGGGAAGAAGTTGCATATCCATTGAGAAGTATGCCAAAGATGGGAATACAAAAACCTGTTGTGGTTAGAAAACTATACCTGCAATGCCTTTCTGAGAACATTCTGACAAGGTTACATCTTTACCATCGTCAAACTCCTGTTGAGAAATCCACAGAGAATTGTCTAATATGAGACCTCAAAATAAACTGTGAATGTGCACAAGAGATGGATGTACCCAAGGAAAACAATCTGAACCATTTTCTATCATTTTCTTAAATGCTGCCACCACAAAACTAAAAGAAAAATTACCTCGGCCAATGGGAAAACTGTTTCCCCTCCTTCTTCTACATCAGTTAAGTACAAAAGAACAGTAGCATAGCGATGACCACCACGGACAGTGTTAACATTGTCAGTGAAGTAATCATAGTGCGGTTCATACTTCTCCCCATGCTTATATCTTAAGACTTGGATATCTTCACCATTCTCTGAGTACAATAGAACACCCATAAGCAAAATATTCAAAATTATCACTCAAAAAGCAATACAGATATTTTATTCTTCTGGCAGGTCCAACCTGTACACGAGATTGGAAAATATAAACAGAAGAGCAACAAGGAAAATGTCAAAACAACTTATTCTATTATTGAAACAGATTTTTTTTTACAACAAGGTGTTAGAAGAGACGCATGAAGAAAAACCTTTGATAAGCTAATCCTCAGAATCAGGTAATATAGCTTGGCACTAAAGGACTTGCCTTGCTTATTTAGGTACAGTATACAGTAGATTTGACGCTACTACTGATACACGCATACAGCCAACTAACATGAATAACCATTCTGGAGCACTCAATAAAATGATCAGAGAAATAGACTGGTTGCGAATTTCTATAGGCATTAAATGGAAGGCATGATTTGACCCATAGATGATGGCCTTTTGCAATATCTGCTGAAATTACAAAGTACTCTTATCATGTAACTTTTGACAACAACTACATATAATTCCACAAAAGGAAATAAGATTGCTGAATATAACCTGCCAAACATGTTCTATTACTATGTGTTTTGAGCCTCCAAAATTGCAAGAATATAGAAGTAAAGTGTTACTCCGTCAATGAGAACCACAACCTTTTGGAAGAAATGTCCATGCAGCAATTTTGTCCTCTATACTCGCAACAATTGGATCCTACACATTTGAGTATCACTGTTCATCAAGAAATAACCATGTAAACAAATGAAATGTTTCAACAGCCGACTGTACCATACTCTTGGACTCGGGCTACAATTAGTCATAGGATTTAGAGATATTTTATGcctaaagaaaaaaaaatatatatatgaaCAGCTGATTGACCCCACCTAGCATGTTTCACACAATTAAAAATCCCCACAAGATAAACCCAAATTCAATCTTTCATCCAAATGAACATGCCAAAGAAATGCTCAGCATCCACTAATAGACCATATCAATTTTAAGACTTGTTTTACTGCCTACCGACGAGTTGGAAAATGAATGCTCATACAGAGCTAATTTGATTTCAAAAATAAACCAATTAGCTTGTCCAAAAGGTCATATATTTTAGAAAACAGCGGGCGTATTTATCAAATTGTAAAAAGATAGAGGAAAGCATTTATAGAACGTTTCAGAACTCCCCATTCTCATCCATTAAACCACAGCGGCATTTTTTGTTTCTGCTTCCCCCTCATCAGCAATATCTTGTGTACGAAAAGGGGACCTAAGCAATACTCATCAGTGTGAACGGGCCAAAAATGGGCTTTAGCTTGCTTTGAATACAAGATGGCATATCCCATAACAACAGGCAAACGTGCTCATTAAAAAATTCCGCATTTTAGGGGTAGTTTGTGATGATCGAACTAGTGAGATGCCCTCTGGGTTAGAGACGATGCAGTATGATTGAGCAATATCTATGGCATACTGATGTAGAAGAGGATTCTAATTGTTGTTTTGCAGAGGCAATACCAAACAGGAAAAGTAAAGAGGCGGTAGGATAGTAAGAAGGGCCTTAACCTGGCCTTTCCTGAGGAAGGTGCCGGAGCTGGTGCGGACTTCACTAAGAGTGCTCTTGCCGGACATGTTATCGGCCACTGCCGACCTCTTGAGCTCCGCTCTAGCCTGAAGAAACGCAGATGAAGAAATCCCAAAATTCAGTCAATTCAGGGCTTTCATTTCATGATAGCAGAGACAAGCGTTCTGTGGACTGGGGGCGGCAGAGTGGCACTGACGAGGGAGATGAGGTGGTTGGCCTCGTCGTAGCTGAGGAAGTTCTGGTACAGGAACACCCTGTGCCGTACAGGCGTCATGGCTCGCGCATCAGTCAGCTCATCCGGTTTTCGATGAAATCGAGACGGCAAACAAGCAGAAACAAAGCGACCGATCGAATGGGGATGGGGGCTGCCTACCTGGGTTTCCAGGAGATCTGGCGGGAGTGGTGCGGGTACACGACGGCCGCCGGGTACACCGAGCTGCCCTTGCCGCCTGCCCGGGCAGCGCCGGAGCGGCCGGCTGGGAGCgtgaggagggagaggaggaggaggagccgcgCGAGGGCAGGAGGGCGGCCCCCCGCCCATGGAGAACTCGCCGCCATTGCAACGGAGAGATCCCTCACTCACCcacctgctcctgctcctgctcctgctcctgctccggagGAAAAAGGGGGAAGGAAgaggcgtgcggcggcgcgcggtgatgcgagcacggcggcggcgagtggCCCGTTGGAAGTGGTCGCCACGTTCTGCGGGTAGGGAGACGGATCCCTCCGCTCCAGTCCCCGCGCCGTCGATCGAACGGCCACCCGCGCGCCAGAGGAAACGTGCGCGCACGAGCGGCAAACGACCGAAGGCAAACCCAACTACCAAAGGTCTGACCACCACGCAGGTCAAGGTCACAGCCCCTACGAACAAATTCTAAGAACAGATAAACTACCCGTCCATCCATTCACAGTAGTTAAGAATCAAGTAACAAATAGGGGAGGACATATTGTACACTTCGAAAGCGCGTTTCCTTTCAGTAAGATTCAGATCCTGGAAGATTCAAAACTTGACAGAGCTACAAACTACAAAGGTCAAAAATACAAACTTTGGAAAGAAAAACAGGATTTGGCTGCTATATTGGAAGCAAACGAGCCAATATTGTGGGGGAAATTTTGCAGGTATACAATATAAACTAATGACTAGCTGCTTCTTTCGAAATTGTACTCTGATTACATTTGCTGTACAACATAAcaatcatatatgatctctaacCGTATCTCTCTGGTTGCAGAAAATTTCCCTGAGAAACATATACCTAGACGTCCTTGTGTAGGTTCCACGGTATCGTGTTCGTGAGTCACACAAAAAACTAATTGGTGATTTAGGTCCTGGCACCTGCAGTATCATATCCATAATAGTAGTTAGTCATGGCTATGCAAGTATGCGTTACTGGACTTCACAGTGTTTTGTGAATTGCTTAAGGAAATGCAGATTGCTGCGGAGATAATATAAAATCAAGAAGACATATACCTTTGTTGTGCTTACTTGTCGGTAACAGCTCTTCAGCACCGATTCTAATGTTAGTGTTTGATGAGCGCCGTTTTGATTTGCCATCTAGCATTTCAACGTCCACAATAAAGGTTCCACAGACAGGACGGTGGTCGGAAAATTTAGACTCCCCTCGGAAGTAGGATAACTGAGCAATACCATCTCCATGCCATAGTATTCTATCACACCTGAACATGTGGAACACTAGGTAACTTGTACGATATTAATCATTGCATAGTTGATTGAACAGGTAATACATTAGACCGGTAGTTGGCATGGAAGAAAAATGAAATAACACATGCAGCCTATTGCAGACTCAAATTTTGGGAAATGTAATTCATGAATACAGAATTTGTGAATCATCTGATTTTTAGTGAAATATGAGAATGATTCCTCTTTTATGTTTCCATAAACTTGACCAACTTGCTGTCCAAATGTGATTTGCCGCATCTAAAAAATCATGTTGTGGTACAGAAACAGGGACGATACCAGGTTATTAGGTTGCAAATAGGTTTCTGGAGTCTGGACTGTGGATAACTTATAGCATACTAGATCTGAAATTTCTGAGAGTATCTTTAACATTGTACTTACCAGGCTGGGGTTCTCCTCTTTTTCTTTGATGTGGCTGTTTCTCCAGCATAAGAATCGGAGTTGCAAGAGTACTTGTATGTGGGAGCAAAATATATCTTCTCCTCACTCCACCCCTTGAACACTCTTCCAGACGCACGCTGGATATTGAGCTAAGA from Panicum hallii strain FIL2 chromosome 3, PHallii_v3.1, whole genome shotgun sequence encodes:
- the LOC112887764 gene encoding non-specific lipid transfer protein GPI-anchored 2-like, with translation MAAAHHQQRPRAAAALLLVAVAALLLASAPPSGAQPLPSPAAAAPGPSGSGGIDPACMTSLLNMSDCLTYVTKGSTARRPDAPCCPELAGLVGSNPVCLCELLSGAADSYGIAVDYDRALALPGICRVATPPVSTCTAMGYHVHVGPAAAPMSGSPSPMSGMAPSGEGPVFPGTSPVASPPSSTSHAARRSSSACGIHLAALAMLPLAAAAAAASGML
- the LOC112886273 gene encoding ADP-ribosylation factor 2, which gives rise to MGLTFTKLFSRLFAKKEMRILMVGLDAAGKTTILYKLKLGEIVTTIPTIGFNVETVEYKNISFTVWDVGGQDKIRPLWRHYFQNTQGLIFVVDSNDRERVVEARDELHRMLNEDELRDAVLLVFANKQDLPNAMNAAEITDKLGLHSLRQRHWYIQSTCATSGEGLYEGLDWLSNNIANKA
- the LOC112885273 gene encoding type I inositol polyphosphate 5-phosphatase 10-like; translation: MAFPDDGKMKGCQPKLFGTKDKKVVKRTDRASCSTAKCGSGNSKSPSSSPFRKLSEVRSIRLSHFLSHSSNATKNEHIRIFVSTWNVGGKAPTSELKLDDFLPADDHSDIYVLGFQEIVPLNAGNVLVIEDNEPAARWLALINRALNRQVGTDADIFQNKPSPSLDSTSSQSTPGLDASSSNRSRTSSGSVIFQKSLKSIRKSYMPSRRKQLKFCNCPVEMAKKSYKDACFRCPQAYANEMDSSEEDELDDKLNDIFGLSDDGVTSAASASRDQLKYNLISCKQMVGIFVTVWAKKELVQHIGHLRTSCVGRGIMGYLGNKGCISVSMTLYQTSFCFICSHLASGEKEGDELRRNIDVLEILRLTQFRRICRRSGRRIPERILDHDRAIWLGDLNYRISLSYEDTKKLLTENNWDALFEKDQLNIQRASGRVFKGWSEEKIYFAPTYKYSCNSDSYAGETATSKKKRRTPAWCDRILWHGDGIAQLSYFRGESKFSDHRPVCGTFIVDVEMLDGKSKRRSSNTNIRIGAEELLPTSKHNKVRDLSVAMAASSPWAGGRPPALARLLLLLSLLTLPAGRSGAARAGGKGSSVYPAAVVYPHHSRQISWKPRVFLYQNFLSYDEANHLISLARAELKRSAVADNMSGKSTLSEVRTSSGTFLRKGQDPIVASIEDKIAAWTFLPKENGEDIQVLRYKHGEKYEPHYDYFTDNVNTVRGGHRYATVLLYLTDVEEGGETVFPLAEEFDDGKDVTLSECSQKGIAVKPRRGDALLFFNLSPDGTTDSMSLHAGCPVIKGEKWSATKWIRVASFDKVHHTRGNCTDENESCAKWAALGECIKNPEYMVGTAALPGYCRRSCNVC